Below is a window of Agathobacter rectalis ATCC 33656 DNA.
TGCTATTTGCATATTTGTACTGACACTGTTTTGCGGAATTGCAACATTTTTAGATTCGGCAATAGAGAGCTTTTACAAATCTTTTGCAGATATGGCAGGGTGTTGTGTTCTTGTTGAATCAGACGATTTTTCTACTTTAGATGATTGGAAAGATATTTTAGAATATGCAGATAATAATAAAAATGTTGTAGGATATAATAATGCATTTACAAGTGATATTATATGTGAAGCGGCAGATTTTGAAAATGTACCATATACAGAAAAACAAAGTGATTTTGAGAAAAATAAAATATATGTCAGTGGAAACATAAATACTTCTTACAATGAATATTTCAGTAGTGGTATCTTTAAGATTTCAAAAGGAAAATATCCGATGTCAGGTGATAAAGGGGCAATGATATCAGATAAGCTTGCCTCTGAAAATAACCTGTCAATTGGCAGTAATGTATCTATACAGTATGAAAATAATACAATCAGTATTAAGGTAATTGGGATTTATACTGCAATAAATACTCCAAAGACACAGGTGAGCGATGGCTACTATAAAGAAGTAGCTAACAGTATAGTATTCACTGATTATAATTCATATGTAGAATTAAACAATGAAGCAAGCTGTTATGGGATAAATTTTTTCAGCTCAGACTATAAAAGCACATCACTTTTATATGATGATATGAGTAAAATGTTTCAAAATGTTCCGAATTCGGCAGTTGTCAATCAGGTTTTGAATGAGGAACTGCAAATGACAGATGTAATATCAATGTTAAAAAGTATGACAAGTGTGACATTGAGTGTTATGTATATTGTATGTGTTGTGGTTATGTCGTTACTGACCGTTTTATGGCTTAAAGGACACTCAAAAATGATTGCAATATACAATACACTTGGACAGAGGAAATTTAAGACAATTCAAATTCTGTTATATGAGATTTTGATGATAACTGTT
It encodes the following:
- a CDS encoding FtsX-like permease family protein, with the protein product MIFAMIWEMTMRNKWWQACKELLGRPGRNILIAICIFVLTLFCGIATFLDSAIESFYKSFADMAGCCVLVESDDFSTLDDWKDILEYADNNKNVVGYNNAFTSDIICEAADFENVPYTEKQSDFEKNKIYVSGNINTSYNEYFSSGIFKISKGKYPMSGDKGAMISDKLASENNLSIGSNVSIQYENNTISIKVIGIYTAINTPKTQVSDGYYKEVANSIVFTDYNSYVELNNEASCYGINFFSSDYKSTSLLYDDMSKMFQNVPNSAVVNQVLNEELQMTDVISMLKSMTSVTLSVMYIVCVVVMSLLTVLWLKGHSKMIAIYNTLGQRKFKTIQILLYEILMITVPALVGAGILTLGLLNRFSVNIFKYFVEFCEISNFQKSFSLDIWNFEMNIWQFVYRIGLLEISVILITMIGSCIYANKGLRTLRNN